The following proteins are encoded in a genomic region of Bacteroidales bacterium:
- a CDS encoding glycosyltransferase → MKLLVILPRVPYPLEKGDKLRAYNHIKFLSKTNEIILCALNDTTIHPDAIGKLKPFCKSIHVLNIGKWSIAINLFKAFLTGIPFQAGYFYNRKNHHKLRDIIVREQPDHIFCQLLRVAEYVKDIPVPKTIDYQDVFSKGVERRIDKSPFYLKPILKMEYKRLLKYEHDLFEIYDNKTIISLPDRDLIPHPEREKIHIIPNGVDTDFFKPMDVEKKFEIVFIGNMGYPPNVDAAEYLALKILPLVQQKHPEAKLLLAGATPDKRVQNLEGPSVQVTGWVDDIRQCYAQARIFIAPMQIGTGLQNKLLEAMAMRIPSITSSLAFSALGASEGKEILVGNSPEDYAGLICQLLEDHALSERIAEAGYRFVHENYNWETATAELDRIMQNSNRKSTH, encoded by the coding sequence ATGAAACTGTTAGTCATACTACCACGTGTACCCTATCCACTCGAAAAAGGCGACAAGCTGCGGGCATACAACCACATCAAATTTTTATCGAAAACCAACGAAATTATCCTTTGCGCACTCAACGACACAACCATTCACCCGGATGCCATCGGAAAACTCAAGCCATTTTGCAAGTCAATCCATGTGCTGAACATCGGCAAATGGAGTATAGCAATAAATCTATTCAAAGCATTTTTAACAGGGATCCCGTTTCAGGCCGGATATTTTTACAATCGAAAAAATCACCATAAACTTCGTGACATCATTGTGCGGGAGCAGCCGGATCATATCTTTTGCCAGTTGCTCCGGGTGGCTGAATATGTTAAGGATATCCCGGTACCAAAAACGATTGACTACCAGGATGTTTTCTCAAAAGGTGTTGAACGCCGGATTGATAAGTCACCATTTTACCTGAAGCCAATACTGAAGATGGAATACAAGCGGTTGCTGAAATATGAACACGATCTGTTTGAGATTTATGACAACAAAACTATTATCTCGCTTCCCGATCGCGACCTGATCCCCCACCCTGAGCGGGAAAAGATACACATCATCCCCAATGGCGTAGATACGGACTTCTTTAAACCGATGGATGTTGAGAAAAAATTTGAGATCGTTTTTATTGGGAACATGGGCTATCCTCCGAATGTGGATGCTGCGGAGTATCTGGCTTTAAAAATCCTGCCACTGGTTCAGCAAAAACATCCTGAAGCAAAATTACTTCTGGCCGGGGCCACGCCCGACAAGCGGGTTCAAAACCTTGAAGGGCCTTCTGTTCAGGTTACCGGCTGGGTTGACGACATCAGGCAGTGCTATGCTCAGGCAAGAATTTTCATTGCCCCGATGCAGATTGGTACAGGTTTGCAAAATAAACTGCTCGAAGCCATGGCCATGAGGATTCCGAGCATTACTTCATCTTTGGCTTTCAGTGCGCTGGGCGCTTCCGAAGGAAAAGAAATTTTGGTCGGAAATTCACCGGAAGATTATGCCGGATTGATTTGCCAGTTACTCGAAGATCATGCCTTATCTGAAAGAATAGCCGAAGCCGGTTACCGGTTTGTCCATGAGAATTACAACTGGGAAACGGCCACTGCAGAACTCGATCGCATCATGCAAAATTCAAATCGAAAATCAACTCATTAA
- a CDS encoding DUF308 domain-containing protein codes for MESNLSNYRSLLVINGIIAILFGIFALFVPQATAKTIVVYFGIILIVGGAAGLYLSIHQMKKNKPYIVNLLSSLLSVLVGIFIAVYTRRSLEIFAIIIGIWAVIVGLFQLIISFNLSKTNVQRKVLMLNSIITLIFGLILFFNPFESVVAILFVVGALAVVFGAVLIYLSMILKKFEGQITKLK; via the coding sequence ATGGAAAGCAATTTGTCAAATTACAGATCATTATTGGTAATCAATGGTATCATCGCAATCCTGTTCGGGATTTTTGCCCTTTTTGTGCCACAGGCAACTGCAAAAACCATTGTGGTTTATTTCGGCATCATTCTGATTGTTGGAGGCGCTGCAGGGCTTTACCTTTCAATCCATCAAATGAAGAAGAATAAGCCTTACATAGTCAACCTCTTAAGTTCACTTCTAAGTGTGCTGGTCGGTATCTTTATTGCTGTTTATACCCGCCGAAGCCTCGAAATTTTTGCCATCATCATCGGAATCTGGGCGGTTATTGTAGGTTTGTTTCAACTCATTATCTCTTTCAACCTTTCTAAAACAAATGTTCAGCGAAAAGTGCTGATGTTAAACAGTATTATAACCTTGATTTTTGGGCTCATCCTTTTTTTCAACCCATTTGAATCTGTAGTGGCTATCCTTTTTGTGGTTGGGGCGCTAGCCGTGGTTTTTGGGGCAGTACTCATTTACCTGTCAATGATTTTAAAAAAGTTTGAAGGACAAATCACCAAACTGAAGTAA
- a CDS encoding HlyD family efflux transporter periplasmic adaptor subunit: MDKIIEKKRWTPQRIITIIFSTLLLFAFIYLLFFRDKHSRLFVDARQISIAEVRLDRFQEFIPVDAVVHPKTTFYLDAVQGGTVDQVFVSDGAELEAGDTILKLLNIDMELRYMDQETRMYDAINNLQNSKVNLERSKFVRQLEITNLLAEIDRVKLDFERKEKLHREALISEQEFEDARRDYNLTMKQLDISLDLQRLDSISMVEQTFQINNSIMRMRNNLKLLNKNLGNLYIKAPIAGKLSSFIVEIGETKSAGQRLGQIDIMGEGFKLRANIDERYISTVNIGQEAEFDFAGETYQLQITKIYTNVSSGSFQVDLDFTGDQPAALKRGQTVQMRLKFSSPREATIVRRGGFFQETGGNWIYVVDASGSFAVKRMIKLGRQNANFYEVLEGIEPGEKVIISSYNAFGGKDKLVFR, translated from the coding sequence ATGGACAAGATCATTGAGAAGAAGAGATGGACTCCCCAAAGGATTATAACAATCATTTTTTCGACCCTACTGCTGTTTGCTTTCATTTATTTATTGTTTTTCAGGGATAAACACAGCAGACTATTTGTGGATGCCAGGCAGATTTCGATAGCAGAAGTGAGACTCGATCGTTTTCAGGAGTTCATCCCGGTGGATGCCGTTGTTCACCCAAAGACTACTTTTTACCTTGATGCTGTGCAGGGAGGAACGGTTGACCAGGTTTTCGTCAGTGATGGAGCTGAACTGGAAGCAGGAGATACAATTCTGAAACTTTTAAACATAGATATGGAGTTGCGTTATATGGATCAGGAAACACGGATGTATGATGCGATCAATAATCTCCAGAATTCAAAAGTGAACCTCGAGCGCAGTAAGTTTGTACGGCAGTTGGAAATTACTAACCTGTTGGCAGAAATTGATAGGGTTAAACTGGATTTTGAACGCAAGGAAAAATTGCACCGGGAGGCCTTAATTTCTGAACAGGAATTTGAAGATGCCCGGCGAGATTACAATCTTACCATGAAGCAACTCGACATTTCACTTGACTTGCAGCGACTGGACTCTATCTCGATGGTAGAACAGACTTTTCAGATCAACAACTCCATAATGCGGATGCGCAACAATTTGAAACTGCTGAATAAAAACCTTGGAAATCTTTATATTAAAGCTCCTATTGCCGGCAAACTTTCATCATTCATTGTCGAAATTGGCGAAACCAAATCGGCAGGGCAGCGGCTGGGACAGATTGACATCATGGGCGAGGGTTTCAAATTGCGTGCAAACATCGACGAACGCTATATTTCCACAGTGAACATCGGGCAGGAGGCGGAGTTCGACTTTGCGGGCGAAACCTACCAGCTTCAGATCACTAAAATTTATACAAATGTTTCCAGTGGATCCTTCCAGGTTGATCTCGATTTCACCGGAGACCAGCCTGCAGCACTAAAGCGCGGCCAAACCGTGCAGATGAGGCTGAAATTCAGCAGCCCGCGCGAAGCGACCATCGTCCGCCGCGGCGGCTTCTTCCAGGAAACGGGCGGAAACTGGATTTATGTGGTGGATGCTTCAGGCAGTTTTGCTGTAAAACGAATGATCAAACTCGGAAGACAGAATGCTAACTTTTATGAAGTGCTGGAAGGCATTGAGCCGGGAGAAAAGGTGATAATTTCCTCTTACAATGCTTTTGGCGGAAAAGATAAGCTGGTTTTCAGATAA
- a CDS encoding DUF481 domain-containing protein — protein MFFYRVIPGLFFKTIATFLIALTFIQSHESFGQINTEKFRKYDLEKGFLFNLQTTLTLKSGNTEYTAIKGGGRIDLNGNIMDYFLVGNLEAKTTGKERIQNLGFAHLRAMWNFAEKTNWEYFLQRQYDEFIDLKYRNLYGTAIKYRFFESKSLKDTTNILDLNISTGVMYEQESYSFEPNNVQKNLWRSTNFISFDWSKQKRLNLTGVIYYQPAFNNFKDFRVAAETTLEFSIVRKVFFAFQFSYKYNNMPVTNVKPYDISLENGLRFVLP, from the coding sequence TTGTTCTTTTACCGAGTAATACCAGGGCTTTTCTTTAAAACAATAGCCACCTTTTTGATCGCTCTGACTTTCATACAGAGCCATGAAAGTTTTGGACAGATCAATACTGAGAAATTCAGAAAATATGATCTTGAGAAAGGATTCCTGTTTAATCTTCAAACCACACTGACCCTAAAATCAGGCAATACTGAATATACAGCCATAAAAGGAGGTGGACGGATTGATCTTAACGGAAATATTATGGATTATTTCTTAGTGGGAAATTTAGAAGCCAAGACAACTGGTAAAGAACGAATCCAAAACCTGGGATTTGCCCATTTGCGGGCAATGTGGAACTTTGCTGAAAAAACCAACTGGGAGTATTTTCTGCAGCGGCAGTATGACGAGTTTATCGATCTAAAATACCGGAACCTTTATGGTACTGCAATCAAATACAGATTTTTTGAATCAAAATCGCTGAAAGACACAACCAATATCCTCGATCTGAACATCAGCACGGGAGTGATGTACGAACAGGAAAGCTACAGCTTCGAACCGAACAATGTGCAAAAAAATCTCTGGCGCTCAACCAATTTTATCAGTTTTGACTGGTCGAAACAAAAACGGCTGAATTTAACAGGAGTGATCTATTACCAGCCCGCATTCAATAACTTCAAAGACTTTAGGGTAGCTGCCGAAACCACGCTCGAATTCAGCATTGTGCGAAAAGTATTCTTCGCATTTCAGTTTTCCTATAAGTACAACAATATGCCTGTTACCAACGTAAAACCTTATGACATCTCACTGGAGAACGGGTTGAGATTTGTGTTGCCATAG
- a CDS encoding glycosyltransferase, whose product MKILILCNKSPYPPKEGGPIAMNAIIEGLADAGHQVKVLAINSNKYGVDVKEIPESYRQKTGIETVYIDLSIKPADAFLNLFTGKSYHVERFISDAFREKLTHILNKETFDIVQLETLYISPYIETIRKYSDARIILRAHNIEHLIWERVAAITRNPLKKIYLHHLAKTLKKYELGVLPKFDGIVTITGKDGEYFGKMGCKVPMIAIPFGIDIEKIKKNPGIEAEFPSLFSIGAMNWMPNEEGIKWFLENVWPLVHRAYPELKFYIAGRAMPDWLLQTRLRNVVIVGEVDDAFDFMYSKAIEIVPLFSGSGIRIKIIEGMAAGKAVVSTSIGAEGINVEHGKNILLADDPDNFFKAVSQCVEDESFTHKLGMNARELIQKEHSNRILIQKLVEFYQLTGALK is encoded by the coding sequence GGTGCTGGCCATCAATTCGAATAAATATGGCGTTGATGTTAAAGAAATCCCCGAAAGTTACCGACAAAAGACAGGTATTGAGACAGTTTACATCGATCTTTCCATCAAACCGGCAGATGCGTTCCTGAACCTTTTCACCGGGAAATCTTATCATGTCGAACGGTTTATCAGTGATGCCTTCAGGGAAAAATTAACACATATCCTCAATAAAGAAACCTTCGATATAGTCCAGCTCGAAACACTTTACATCAGCCCTTACATCGAAACCATCCGTAAATATTCAGATGCCCGGATCATCCTGAGGGCACACAATATTGAACACCTGATCTGGGAACGGGTAGCTGCGATTACCCGCAATCCATTGAAAAAAATTTACCTGCATCACCTGGCCAAAACACTCAAAAAATATGAACTTGGCGTACTTCCAAAATTTGATGGTATTGTAACCATAACCGGCAAGGATGGAGAATATTTCGGTAAAATGGGTTGTAAAGTGCCGATGATAGCCATTCCTTTTGGGATTGATATTGAAAAAATTAAAAAAAATCCCGGTATCGAAGCTGAGTTCCCTTCTTTGTTTTCCATCGGCGCCATGAACTGGATGCCCAATGAGGAAGGGATAAAATGGTTCCTCGAAAATGTTTGGCCTCTTGTCCATCGGGCTTACCCGGAATTGAAATTTTACATTGCCGGAAGGGCAATGCCAGATTGGCTATTGCAGACCAGGCTTCGGAACGTGGTGATTGTCGGCGAGGTGGATGATGCGTTTGATTTCATGTATTCAAAAGCAATTGAGATCGTGCCCCTGTTTTCGGGAAGCGGCATCCGGATCAAGATCATCGAAGGGATGGCGGCCGGTAAAGCAGTTGTTTCAACATCAATCGGCGCTGAAGGCATCAATGTTGAGCATGGGAAGAATATCCTGCTGGCCGATGATCCGGACAATTTCTTTAAGGCTGTCAGTCAATGTGTAGAGGATGAATCGTTTACACATAAACTAGGGATGAATGCCCGTGAGCTCATCCAAAAGGAACATTCCAATCGTATTCTGATACAAAAGCTGGTGGAGTTTTATCAATTAACCGGAGCCCTTAAATAG
- the ettA gene encoding energy-dependent translational throttle protein EttA yields the protein MSDDKKIIFSMVGVGKLIPPNKQILKDIYLSFFYGAKIGIIGLNGSGKSTLLKIIAGVDPSFQGNIAFSPGYSVGMLEQEPQLDDTKTVKEVVEEGVQEVVDLLKEYEAVNLKFSEPMSDDEMNDLIDRQGKLMEMIEHHDAWEIDSKLERAMDALRCPEGDARVKNLSGGERRRVALCRLLLREPDILLLDEPTNHLDAESVEWLEQHLQQYKGTVIAVTHDRYFLDNVAGWILELDRGEGIPWKGNYSSWLEQKSNRLKLEEKSESKRRKTLERELEWVRMAPKARHAKAKARLSAYEKLLDQDVKQKEDRLEIFIPNGPRLGTNVIEAVDVSKAFGEKVLFENLTFNLPPAGIVGIIGPNGAGKTTLFRMIMGNEKPDAGTFRIGETVKIGYVDQSHAEIDPEKTVWQVISGEQENIPLGNRLMNSRAYVARFNFNGADQEKKTGVLSGGERNRLHLALTLRQEANVLLLDEPTNDIDVNTLRALEEGLENFAGCAVIISHDRWFLDRVATHILAFEGDSQVYYFEGSYTEYEENRKKRLGNDSPHRIRYKKLMA from the coding sequence ATGTCAGACGATAAGAAAATTATTTTTTCGATGGTTGGCGTTGGAAAGCTGATCCCACCCAACAAACAGATTTTAAAAGATATCTACCTCTCATTTTTTTATGGTGCAAAAATCGGGATCATCGGGTTGAATGGGTCAGGCAAATCTACTTTACTGAAAATTATTGCAGGAGTTGATCCTTCATTCCAGGGCAATATTGCTTTTTCACCGGGTTACTCAGTAGGGATGCTTGAGCAGGAACCTCAACTTGACGACACAAAGACGGTAAAGGAAGTTGTGGAAGAGGGAGTTCAGGAAGTTGTTGATCTGCTGAAAGAATACGAGGCAGTGAACCTAAAGTTTTCAGAACCCATGAGCGATGATGAGATGAATGATTTGATCGACAGGCAGGGTAAACTCATGGAAATGATCGAACACCATGATGCCTGGGAGATTGACTCTAAATTGGAGAGAGCTATGGATGCTTTGCGTTGCCCCGAAGGAGATGCCCGGGTTAAAAATCTTTCCGGTGGCGAGCGGCGCCGGGTCGCGTTATGCCGGCTTTTACTCAGGGAACCCGACATCCTGCTGCTTGACGAGCCCACCAACCACCTCGACGCGGAGTCGGTGGAGTGGCTCGAACAACACTTGCAACAATACAAAGGAACCGTAATCGCTGTTACCCACGACAGGTATTTCCTCGACAATGTAGCCGGCTGGATTCTGGAGCTCGACCGCGGCGAAGGCATTCCCTGGAAAGGAAATTATTCATCATGGCTCGAGCAGAAATCCAACCGCCTGAAACTGGAAGAAAAATCGGAAAGTAAGCGCCGCAAAACCCTTGAACGCGAACTTGAGTGGGTGCGGATGGCGCCCAAAGCACGCCATGCCAAAGCTAAAGCCAGGCTTTCGGCTTATGAAAAACTGCTGGATCAGGATGTAAAACAAAAAGAAGACAGGCTGGAAATTTTCATTCCAAACGGTCCACGCCTTGGAACCAATGTGATCGAAGCTGTGGATGTTTCAAAAGCTTTTGGCGAAAAAGTGTTGTTTGAAAACCTCACTTTTAACCTTCCGCCTGCCGGTATTGTCGGAATAATTGGCCCGAACGGCGCAGGCAAAACCACTCTTTTCAGGATGATCATGGGAAATGAAAAGCCGGACGCCGGAACATTTAGAATCGGTGAAACGGTGAAAATCGGCTACGTGGATCAGTCACACGCTGAAATTGATCCCGAAAAAACCGTTTGGCAGGTCATTTCGGGAGAACAGGAAAACATCCCACTTGGTAACCGGCTGATGAATTCACGCGCTTATGTAGCCCGGTTTAACTTCAATGGCGCCGACCAGGAAAAGAAAACCGGCGTTCTTTCAGGTGGTGAACGAAATCGCCTGCACCTCGCACTAACGCTACGCCAGGAAGCCAATGTCCTCCTGCTCGATGAGCCCACCAACGATATCGACGTGAACACCTTGCGTGCACTTGAAGAAGGGTTGGAAAACTTTGCCGGATGTGCCGTTATTATCTCTCACGACCGCTGGTTTCTCGACCGTGTGGCTACGCACATCCTCGCTTTCGAAGGCGACTCGCAGGTTTACTATTTCGAGGGCAGCTATACCGAGTATGAAGAAAACCGCAAAAAACGACTCGGGAATGATAGTCCCCACCGAATCAGGTATAAAAAACTGATGGCCTAA
- a CDS encoding DUF3307 domain-containing protein, translating into MNEIMMDSNLALFLRLVIAHLVGDFLLQRKAWIVQKKIKKWKATGLYVHVLIIGLLTYLLSGFYNNFWIPAFVMITHLIADIWKSYTQDSTKEFVADQLIHLAVLVVAWYLYTYPDFQFLTNLSAVATNVSFLTIIASYIFVIWPSGYLIAKLTRPWQEQVDAKSGLPEAGRWIGMIERVLILTFVLVNQYSGIGFLIAAKSILRFGDIKNPENRKEAEYILIGTMISFIIAILTGILAEQMMKFPQIR; encoded by the coding sequence ATGAATGAAATAATGATGGACAGCAACCTGGCGCTGTTTTTACGTCTTGTAATTGCCCACCTGGTCGGGGATTTTCTTCTTCAGCGCAAAGCATGGATTGTTCAGAAAAAAATCAAAAAATGGAAAGCAACCGGACTTTATGTTCATGTGCTGATCATCGGTTTGCTCACCTATCTCTTGTCAGGATTTTACAACAACTTCTGGATTCCTGCTTTTGTAATGATTACCCACCTGATCGCTGACATCTGGAAAAGCTACACTCAGGATAGCACCAAAGAATTCGTAGCCGACCAGCTTATCCACCTTGCAGTGCTCGTCGTTGCCTGGTACCTTTACACTTACCCGGATTTTCAATTCTTGACAAATTTATCAGCCGTTGCCACAAATGTCAGTTTTCTAACCATTATTGCATCTTACATTTTCGTGATCTGGCCTTCGGGATATTTGATAGCAAAATTAACCAGGCCGTGGCAGGAACAAGTGGATGCCAAGAGCGGACTTCCCGAGGCCGGCCGCTGGATAGGAATGATCGAACGGGTATTGATCCTAACCTTTGTCCTGGTCAATCAATATTCGGGCATCGGCTTTTTGATTGCTGCCAAATCCATCCTGCGTTTTGGTGACATTAAAAACCCTGAAAATCGTAAGGAAGCGGAGTACATCCTCATTGGTACCATGATCAGCTTTATCATTGCCATTCTTACCGGTATTCTGGCTGAACAAATGATGAAGTTTCCCCAAATTAGATAA